A region of the Dehalococcoidales bacterium genome:
GCTGAGGCCGAGGTCTACGTCCTGGGTAAAGAAGAAGGCGGGCGGCACACCCCGTTCTTCAACGGATATAAGCCCCAGTTCTACATCAGAACAACTGATGTTACCGGTACTATCGGGCTACCCGAGGGGGTGGAGATGGTTATGCCCGGTGATAATATAACAATGAAGATAAAGCTAATCTACCCGGTAGCCATGGAGAAGGGCCTACGCTTTGCTATCAGGGAGGGGGGCAGGACAGTAGGCGCCGGCACTGTCAGCCGCATCATTGAGTAATTATGGCTAAGAAATCTGAGGCGAGAATAATTATCCACCTTGCCTGTACCGAGTGCAAGGAAAGGGGATATACCACTACCAAGAATAAGAGGAATGATGCTCAGCGGTTAGAGTTGAGTAAGTACTGTCCCCGTTGTCGGGTACACAGGCTACATAGAGAGGTAAAATAAGACTGTGGCGGCTCAGAAGTATAAGACTACCGCGGTAGCGCAGCGTACCGTTACCAGCACCAAGAAGAGTTTCTCGATAACCGGGTTTTTGGGCGGTATCGGTTCTGAACTGAAGAAGGTGGTATGGCTTTCCCGGCGTGAGGTGGTATATCTAACCGTGGTAGTGATTATTATAGCCGGTGTCGCCGGCCTGGTACTGGGAGGAGTGGATCGCGGCTTTGGTCAGTTGGTTCGTAACTTCTTCTTGGGTGGTTAGTGATCGGCAACTACCCCGTGAGGTTGAGCGAGGTTTTTATCGTCCCAATTAGTGAATTCCGCGCCAG
Encoded here:
- the rpmG gene encoding 50S ribosomal protein L33, with the protein product MAKKSEARIIIHLACTECKERGYTTTKNKRNDAQRLELSKYCPRCRVHRLHREVK
- the secE gene encoding preprotein translocase subunit SecE; the protein is MAAQKYKTTAVAQRTVTSTKKSFSITGFLGGIGSELKKVVWLSRREVVYLTVVVIIIAGVAGLVLGGVDRGFGQLVRNFFLGG